A region from the Gossypium hirsutum isolate 1008001.06 chromosome A08, Gossypium_hirsutum_v2.1, whole genome shotgun sequence genome encodes:
- the LOC121205113 gene encoding N-alpha-acetyltransferase 50: MGAGREVAISLDGVRDKNVMQLKKLNTALFPVRYNDKYYADALASGEFTKLAYYSDICVGSIACRLEKKEGGAIRVYIMTLGVLAPYRGLGIGTRLLNHVLDLCSKPNILEIYLHVQTNNEDAINFYQKFGFEITETIKNYYTNIDPPDCFVLTKFTAPSQAKK; this comes from the exons ATGGGGGCTGGGCGAGAAGTAGCAATATCACTTGATGGAGTGAGGGACAAGAACGTGATGCAGCTGAAGAAGCTCAACACAGCTCTCTTCCCTGTTCGTTACAACGATAAGTACTACGCCGATGCTCTCGCTTCTGGCGAATTCACCAAGCTTG CATATTACAGTGACATCTGTGTCGGATCAATTGCTTGCCGGCTGGAAAAGAAGGAAGGTGGGGCCATCCGTGTGTACATCATGACTTTGGGTGTTTTAGCACCATATCGTGGGCTAGGAATTG GTACAAGGCTATTGAACCATGTTCTGGATCTCTGTTCAAAGCCAAACATACTGGAAATCTACTTGCATGTTCAGACTAACAACGAAGATGCCATCAACTTCTATCAGAAATTTGGATTTGAAATCACGGAGACGATCAAGAACTATTACACAAACATTGACCCTCCCGACTGCTTTGTTCTTACCAAGTTCACCGCTCCATCACAAGCAAAGAAATAA